The following are from one region of the Methylophilus sp. DW102 genome:
- a CDS encoding RNA polymerase sigma factor, whose amino-acid sequence MIVFHAVHLHPEHSKLVVALVYHYDELVSYVRRRFGDQHFARDVVHDVCLEIMERPPQLAVQTPMAFLRKLSRHRAIDRYRQYQTQQSHLNHLQQTAEHAHQIDGERVMHFVQRLEALKRIIEALPARQRQVFLLHRLHDMPQQEIADALGISRNMVTQHFNKAMGSIQRQWAGL is encoded by the coding sequence TTGATTGTCTTTCACGCAGTGCATCTTCATCCTGAACATTCCAAACTCGTGGTTGCCTTGGTCTATCACTACGACGAATTGGTGAGCTATGTCAGACGCCGTTTTGGCGACCAGCATTTCGCCAGGGATGTGGTGCATGATGTCTGCCTGGAGATCATGGAGCGGCCGCCGCAACTGGCGGTGCAAACGCCGATGGCGTTTTTGCGCAAGCTGTCGCGTCACCGCGCGATTGACCGCTACCGGCAGTATCAGACGCAACAATCCCACCTCAATCACTTGCAGCAGACAGCAGAGCACGCGCACCAGATCGATGGCGAACGCGTCATGCATTTTGTACAACGTCTTGAGGCTTTGAAGCGCATTATAGAAGCGCTGCCAGCTCGGCAACGGCAAGTGTTTTTGCTGCATCGCCTGCACGACATGCCGCAGCAGGAGATTGCCGATGCACTGGGTATTTCACGCAATATGGTGACGCAACATTTTAACAAGGCCATGGGCAGCATCCAGCGACAGTGGGCGGGGCTATGA
- a CDS encoding FecR domain-containing protein, protein MKASDHTLSAPNQPADHQDPLAPYADALRAHFPSREALLQEAMEQTRQRRRIKQAVATTACGLLAAVICYDPVLSSQHLQTAIGQSAHFQLPDGSAVSLNTNTVLVAEQHLRSRQLTLVQGEALFKVKHAWQPFTVDANQVKIRDIGTVFNVRNTAEGAMVTVLEGSVDVITAQAQRRLTKNLSVTTRGAAISGNRCTSAEAATAWQHGRLIFDGLPLRDVVAELQRYHAGQITLADARVGQYRLSGEYDINGIASLLAVLPEILPVRVEKQAEADVVIRQR, encoded by the coding sequence ATGAAAGCATCTGACCACACATTGAGTGCGCCCAACCAGCCTGCTGACCATCAAGATCCGCTGGCGCCATACGCTGACGCCTTGCGCGCACACTTTCCCTCCAGGGAGGCCTTGCTGCAGGAAGCCATGGAGCAAACACGGCAACGGCGTCGAATAAAACAGGCGGTGGCAACCACCGCTTGCGGCCTGTTGGCGGCCGTGATCTGCTATGACCCGGTATTGTCCAGCCAGCACCTGCAGACGGCAATTGGTCAGTCTGCCCACTTCCAGTTACCGGATGGCTCTGCTGTCAGTCTCAATACCAACACCGTTCTGGTGGCCGAGCAACATCTGCGTTCGCGGCAATTAACGCTGGTACAAGGAGAAGCACTGTTTAAGGTGAAACACGCCTGGCAACCGTTTACCGTGGATGCCAACCAGGTGAAGATTCGCGATATCGGTACCGTGTTTAACGTCCGCAATACCGCGGAGGGGGCCATGGTCACGGTGCTGGAGGGCAGTGTAGACGTGATCACTGCGCAGGCACAGCGTCGGCTGACTAAAAATCTCTCGGTGACCACCCGCGGCGCAGCCATTTCTGGAAACCGGTGCACCAGTGCCGAGGCGGCTACCGCCTGGCAGCACGGGCGATTGATTTTTGATGGGCTGCCACTGCGTGACGTGGTGGCCGAATTGCAGCGCTATCACGCTGGTCAGATCACATTGGCGGATGCCCGGGTGGGGCAATACCGCCTGTCCGGCGAATACGATATCAATGGTATCGCATCCTTGCTGGCCGTGTTGCCCGAGATTTTGCCCGTGCGTGTGGAAAAACAGGCAGAGGCTGACGTGGTGATCCGGCAGCGTTAA
- a CDS encoding TonB-dependent siderophore receptor, translated as MSFTRNSALFAALLSSLSVHAVELDMPAQPLDKALKALAHQTGESIIFSTELTEHKQAPALKGDLSVRQALEKLLAGSGLVLKTTASGYTLTKAAPVTPHTHSEPQDLPEVSVSGQTVQEPANGPVKGYVAKRSVTATKTDTALIETPQSLSVVTRDQMNAQGVQSVGDALRYTAGVQSEANGPDPRADNIGIRGFSLGRDQFRDGLRNYAFNNQGGTVVEAYGLERIDLLRGPSSIVYGQGAPGGLVNLVSKRPTDKPLHELGLTLGQYDRQQVRGDVSQWLDDEGVWSYRLVGLVQKSDTQIDRVTDDRVYLAPSLTWRPSDATQLTLLTDYQKNDRGQGYQALPRVGTLVSSPFGKISTSRYVGEPGLDKYVQERYSVGYQFEHAFNEHLTLRQNLRYQQLRTDAISTYLVSLRADQRSINRAAMGTDENVDNVVVDTHLQGHWTHGMFEHTVLAGIDSQRLDNHVLRTSGTASPLDLYTPVYGATPVNLVLSANLKQQQRQTGIYLQDQVKIDRQWVATLGVRQDHTRMQTDNVLSPAASSSQRDQAETWRSGLVYLAENGLAPYASYTESFLPVIGTMFDGKAFAPETGKQYELGIRYQPKDSQTLLSTAVFDLRRQNVTTTDLQHPTFNLQNGEVRTRGLELEAKTQWDAWSLIGSYTYMLPEITRSNNSLQGVPFQGKDPNHVPHHTAALWTDYRLPGQWLPGLVVGGGVRYTGSRFGNDANTFKLPSYTLVDLAVRYDLSQLGTSWKGWQFALNASNLFDKEYVANCAYSGDGCKWGYRRNVMANLNFQW; from the coding sequence ATGTCATTTACTCGCAACTCTGCCTTGTTCGCCGCTTTGCTCTCCAGCCTGTCTGTGCATGCCGTCGAGCTTGATATGCCCGCACAACCGCTAGACAAGGCGTTGAAGGCCCTGGCCCACCAGACCGGGGAAAGCATTATTTTTTCAACGGAACTCACCGAGCACAAGCAGGCACCTGCGCTCAAAGGTGATTTGAGCGTGCGGCAGGCGCTGGAAAAACTGCTGGCAGGCAGCGGACTGGTGTTAAAGACCACCGCCTCTGGCTATACGCTGACTAAAGCCGCGCCTGTGACGCCACATACGCATAGTGAGCCACAAGACCTGCCGGAGGTCAGCGTGTCTGGGCAAACTGTACAAGAACCCGCCAATGGGCCAGTCAAAGGCTATGTTGCCAAGCGTAGCGTGACGGCGACCAAAACAGATACTGCCCTGATCGAAACGCCGCAATCGTTGTCGGTGGTGACGCGTGACCAGATGAACGCACAGGGCGTGCAGTCGGTAGGCGATGCCTTGCGCTATACCGCTGGTGTGCAGTCCGAAGCAAACGGGCCAGACCCGCGCGCTGACAATATCGGCATCCGTGGCTTTAGCCTGGGCCGGGACCAGTTCCGCGATGGCTTGCGTAATTACGCATTTAATAATCAGGGCGGTACGGTGGTTGAGGCTTATGGCCTTGAGCGCATTGATTTATTGCGCGGCCCTTCCTCAATTGTGTATGGCCAGGGCGCGCCGGGTGGGCTGGTTAACCTGGTCAGCAAACGGCCTACGGATAAACCGCTGCATGAGCTGGGGTTGACCTTGGGACAGTATGACCGGCAACAGGTGCGTGGCGATGTCAGCCAATGGCTAGATGATGAGGGCGTGTGGTCTTACCGCCTGGTGGGTTTGGTGCAAAAAAGCGATACGCAGATCGACCGTGTCACTGACGACCGCGTCTATCTGGCGCCTTCATTGACCTGGCGACCTTCGGACGCGACCCAGCTGACCTTGCTGACCGACTACCAGAAAAATGACCGTGGCCAGGGCTACCAGGCATTGCCGCGGGTCGGCACGCTTGTGAGCAGCCCCTTTGGCAAAATTTCCACCAGCCGGTATGTGGGTGAGCCAGGCCTGGATAAATACGTGCAGGAACGATATTCGGTGGGCTACCAGTTTGAACATGCGTTTAATGAGCACTTGACCCTGCGTCAGAACCTGCGCTACCAGCAACTGCGCACCGATGCCATTTCAACCTATTTGGTGAGCTTGCGCGCAGACCAGCGCAGCATCAACCGGGCCGCGATGGGCACCGATGAAAATGTCGACAATGTGGTGGTTGATACGCATCTGCAAGGCCACTGGACGCACGGCATGTTTGAGCATACGGTGCTGGCGGGGATAGACAGCCAGCGCCTGGATAACCATGTGCTGCGTACATCAGGGACGGCGAGTCCGCTGGATCTGTATACGCCGGTGTATGGAGCGACGCCGGTGAACCTGGTGTTGTCAGCCAATTTGAAGCAACAGCAACGCCAGACCGGGATTTACTTGCAGGACCAAGTAAAAATTGACCGCCAGTGGGTGGCAACACTGGGGGTTCGTCAGGACCACACCCGCATGCAAACAGACAATGTGCTGAGTCCTGCTGCCTCCTCGTCGCAACGCGATCAGGCAGAAACCTGGCGCAGCGGCCTGGTTTACCTGGCAGAGAATGGCCTTGCGCCGTATGCCAGTTACACGGAATCATTTTTACCGGTGATCGGCACCATGTTTGATGGCAAGGCCTTTGCCCCTGAAACTGGCAAGCAATATGAGCTTGGCATCCGCTACCAGCCTAAAGACAGCCAGACACTGTTAAGTACCGCCGTCTTTGATTTGCGCCGCCAGAACGTGACCACGACTGACCTGCAACATCCTACGTTTAATCTGCAAAATGGGGAAGTGCGTACCCGCGGGCTGGAGCTTGAAGCCAAGACCCAGTGGGACGCCTGGTCGCTGATAGGTAGTTATACTTATATGCTGCCTGAAATCACGCGCAGTAATAATAGCTTGCAGGGGGTGCCGTTCCAGGGCAAAGATCCTAACCATGTGCCTCACCATACTGCCGCATTATGGACCGACTACCGCTTGCCTGGGCAATGGCTGCCCGGCCTGGTGGTCGGCGGGGGCGTGCGTTACACCGGTAGCCGTTTCGGTAACGATGCTAACACCTTCAAGCTGCCGTCTTATACGCTGGTAGACTTGGCGGTCCGTTATGATTTGTCCCAGCTGGGCACAAGCTGGAAAGGCTGGCAGTTTGCACTCAATGCCAGTAATTTGTTTGATAAGGAGTATGTGGCCAATTGTGCATACAGTGGCGACGGTTGCAAATGGGGCTACCGTCGTAATGTGATGGCCAATTTAAATTTTCAATGGTAA
- a CDS encoding PepSY-associated TM helix domain-containing protein has protein sequence MVWHRWVGLAMAAFLVIAGFTGAIIAFQDELDAWLNPHLYQALSQPGQPMLDVYQLQAQAQQQAPANTRVDELQFKLPQSALEDHHAEAVIFRLTPVDPQASIPADQLFINPQSGKVLGSRLSTAGPFQRETLLPFLYKLHYSLALPGVSGRLIMGIVAVLWTLDTFVAFFLTLPRRQPQSKSSYWQRWKPAWLVKLQASTTRINFDLHRAVGLWLCSVLLVFAWSSVMFNLREQVYLPIMTKLMPFDLSWRSIPKLPQPLTSLPMPWPQAHQLAQQAMQGFAKNHQLQIDYEDRLRLDRERGVYQYFVHSSADLRQDRGNTAIAIDAYTGEIKGHWLPTQDQSGNTFSNWLGALHMGQVFGMPYRIFVCCTGLSLVLVTVTGVLIWSRKRAGKSRVTLRAPQPANTLQRH, from the coding sequence GTGGTTTGGCATCGCTGGGTAGGCCTGGCGATGGCCGCTTTTTTGGTCATTGCCGGCTTTACCGGCGCCATCATCGCTTTTCAGGATGAGCTCGATGCATGGCTCAATCCACACCTGTATCAAGCGTTATCGCAACCAGGCCAACCCATGCTGGACGTGTACCAGCTGCAAGCGCAGGCGCAACAGCAGGCGCCCGCCAATACCCGGGTCGATGAATTGCAATTCAAATTGCCACAAAGCGCGCTGGAAGATCACCACGCAGAAGCCGTGATCTTCCGCCTCACGCCTGTGGATCCGCAGGCCAGCATCCCGGCAGATCAACTGTTTATCAACCCGCAATCAGGTAAGGTGCTGGGGTCACGCTTATCCACGGCGGGTCCTTTCCAGCGCGAGACGCTATTACCGTTTTTGTATAAGTTGCATTATTCGCTGGCTTTGCCCGGTGTCAGCGGCCGCCTCATCATGGGCATCGTTGCCGTGCTGTGGACGCTGGATACCTTTGTGGCGTTTTTCCTCACCTTGCCCCGGCGGCAGCCACAATCCAAAAGCAGTTACTGGCAACGCTGGAAACCGGCCTGGCTGGTCAAATTGCAAGCTTCGACCACGCGTATCAACTTTGACCTGCACCGTGCAGTCGGGCTCTGGCTGTGCAGCGTGTTGCTGGTCTTTGCCTGGTCCAGCGTCATGTTCAACCTGCGCGAGCAGGTCTATCTGCCCATCATGACCAAGCTGATGCCGTTTGATTTGTCCTGGCGCAGCATCCCCAAATTGCCGCAACCGCTGACCAGCCTGCCCATGCCCTGGCCGCAGGCTCACCAGTTGGCGCAGCAAGCCATGCAAGGCTTTGCAAAAAATCATCAGCTGCAGATTGATTATGAAGACCGTTTGCGTCTGGACCGCGAGCGCGGCGTGTACCAGTATTTTGTGCATAGCTCGGCCGATTTGCGGCAAGACCGGGGCAATACGGCCATTGCGATAGATGCCTATACTGGTGAAATCAAAGGCCACTGGCTGCCGACGCAAGACCAGTCCGGGAACACCTTTAGCAACTGGCTGGGAGCCTTGCATATGGGGCAAGTGTTTGGCATGCCCTACCGCATCTTTGTCTGTTGCACTGGCTTGTCACTGGTGCTGGTGACAGTCACGGGTGTGCTGATCTGGAGTAGAAAGCGCGCAGGTAAATCGCGTGTCACCTTACGCGCGCCACAGCCTGCCAATACACTGCAACGGCATTGA
- a CDS encoding sigma-70 family RNA polymerase sigma factor, translating to MLANEYTLQQTVGALYIDHHQWLRAWSRGKLGCSEQAADLAQDTFLRMMHGKRNVHALEQPRAYLTQIAKHLLIDHWRRQAVERAWQETLAVAPETFVASPEERALILEALVRIDQLLDCLKPKVREAFLLSQLDGLGYRDIGERLGVGERMVKKYMAQAMLACLMMDEGP from the coding sequence ATGCTGGCAAACGAATATACGCTGCAACAAACAGTAGGCGCCTTGTATATCGATCATCACCAATGGTTGCGCGCATGGTCGCGCGGCAAGCTCGGTTGTAGTGAGCAAGCTGCCGATCTGGCGCAGGATACGTTCTTGCGCATGATGCATGGCAAGCGCAATGTGCATGCCCTCGAACAACCCCGCGCCTACCTCACGCAGATTGCCAAGCATTTGCTGATTGATCACTGGCGCCGGCAAGCGGTGGAACGTGCCTGGCAGGAGACGCTGGCTGTGGCGCCTGAGACTTTTGTTGCCTCACCCGAAGAGCGTGCCCTGATTCTTGAGGCGCTGGTCCGCATTGACCAGTTGCTGGACTGCCTAAAGCCCAAAGTACGCGAAGCTTTCCTGTTATCACAGCTGGATGGCCTCGGCTATCGAGACATCGGTGAGCGGCTGGGGGTAGGCGAGCGCATGGTGAAAAAATACATGGCACAAGCCATGTTGGCTTGCCTGATGATGGATGAGGGGCCATAA
- a CDS encoding FecR domain-containing protein, which translates to MHHNQADEQRILNQAAEWFARLQDQSLHAQELAQWQAWLAADPAHARVWQRVEAISQPFKQLATTVPAATARATLKQVQSVERRRTLRRLGLGVTVLASGLLMRQALPWRGWLNAYAIAHAGYRTQIGERKTWRLPEGTLLALNTATAVDVHYDPHVRRIVLHQGEILVTTARDLQRPSRPLVVDTLHARLTALGTRFTVRGDLQGGHVAVFEGAVRIRPHDAASVDILAGQQARFTATGVVADGRADLAREAWSRGQIVADNLPLANFIAELNRYSNVPIRVQPAVANLHLVGVYPLNHPTQDIPLILAAIENVLPVRIHQDAAVGLAITAR; encoded by the coding sequence ATGCATCACAACCAGGCGGATGAGCAGCGTATTTTAAATCAGGCGGCAGAGTGGTTCGCGCGTTTGCAGGATCAGTCCCTGCATGCACAAGAGCTTGCACAGTGGCAAGCCTGGTTGGCGGCCGATCCTGCGCATGCACGGGTTTGGCAGCGCGTTGAAGCTATCAGTCAACCCTTTAAACAGCTGGCGACCACCGTGCCTGCCGCCACGGCACGAGCGACCTTAAAGCAGGTGCAGTCTGTCGAGCGTCGCCGTACCTTGCGCCGTTTGGGTTTGGGCGTGACGGTGCTTGCCAGTGGCTTGCTTATGCGCCAGGCCTTGCCGTGGCGTGGTTGGCTCAATGCCTATGCAATTGCGCATGCCGGTTATCGCACGCAGATCGGCGAGCGCAAAACCTGGCGCCTGCCAGAAGGCACCTTGCTGGCATTGAATACGGCCACCGCTGTCGATGTGCACTATGACCCGCATGTGCGCCGCATCGTTTTGCATCAAGGCGAAATTCTTGTCACCACCGCGCGTGATCTGCAGCGCCCGTCCAGGCCATTGGTGGTCGATACCCTGCATGCCCGGTTGACCGCACTCGGCACGCGCTTTACGGTACGTGGTGATTTGCAGGGCGGGCATGTGGCCGTATTTGAAGGCGCCGTACGCATTCGCCCGCATGATGCTGCCAGTGTGGATATCCTGGCAGGGCAGCAGGCGAGGTTCACGGCAACTGGGGTAGTCGCCGATGGGCGGGCAGACCTCGCGCGTGAAGCCTGGTCACGCGGGCAAATCGTCGCGGACAATCTGCCGTTAGCCAATTTTATTGCCGAGTTGAATCGGTATAGCAACGTCCCTATCCGCGTGCAGCCAGCGGTGGCGAATTTGCATCTGGTCGGTGTGTATCCTCTCAATCATCCCACGCAGGACATCCCCTTGATCCTGGCTGCGATTGAAAACGTATTGCCAGTGCGCATCCATCAGGATGCGGCTGTTGGTCTGGCGATCACCGCACGATAA
- a CDS encoding TonB-dependent receptor, with protein MPSVIMFRPHLLTLAVRSAMLLPVTLLNPFASVAWAQAVETTQMFDIAAGPLSTALTQVAAQTGISLSANAALIGDKKAAALKGRYSAQQALHTLLLNSGLALKQTGDTHFTVVLASKEQTPQPLSQQAETLPEVAVSARVDQSMPVKEPVTILIDEAALARNNPSDVRGIFNGQPSVKVGGSTPMSQKVYVNGIEENNLAVTIDGSRQNNKVFHHNGTTLIDPLFMKAVSVNAGVAPADAGAGAIAGAIAYETKNARDFLTSPGKGAYIRSSFNTNGDVFSQTLAGYAASEQLDGLAYLTVANGNRFEAGNGDKVDGTGTDLVSGFFKLGAEAADGHRLQLSHERVRDDAARPFRGNIGFISGRPAWEPRVRDYEMTRDNTVLRYTQVNPDHWWNPTALLAYSKTEITVPIFTAGGTVIYPGTGETSSFNGKFENRFPIDTGSITAGVDFYRDKADYKDRTFQAEEKANNRGVYVQARINPWQPLHVSAGVRNDHHELTGTQGSSWSHSGLSSNISGELAVVPELLTVKAGYSEVFSGSQMAENFIMNTAWNYGRGPKATKADNYFFGLQSRFYGFTADAKVFETQIDNARAARFAVNSGVLARDVRTRGYELGLAYQWEQSFARARLADIDVTIDGAPTDSDTGNYLATPVGEILYVTVGHHFPSVNVTVGGDAEFAQKYNKVSAGTLSFPSYEVFNLYAEYQPQWTVKTKWRVDVRNLFDDAYADRATYQGFGTVTPLYQPGRSVLFSVAATF; from the coding sequence ATGCCATCCGTTATTATGTTTCGTCCACACTTGCTCACGCTTGCAGTTCGTAGTGCAATGTTGTTGCCTGTCACGCTGCTAAATCCATTTGCGTCCGTTGCTTGGGCACAAGCTGTAGAAACCACGCAAATGTTTGATATTGCTGCCGGGCCGCTTTCAACGGCGTTGACGCAAGTCGCGGCACAAACCGGCATTAGCCTCAGCGCAAATGCCGCTTTGATTGGCGATAAAAAAGCCGCAGCCCTGAAAGGCCGCTACAGCGCACAGCAGGCCTTGCACACCTTGTTGCTTAATAGTGGCCTGGCCTTGAAGCAAACAGGAGACACACATTTTACGGTGGTACTGGCAAGCAAAGAACAAACTCCCCAGCCACTCTCTCAACAGGCCGAAACACTGCCTGAAGTGGCGGTATCTGCCAGGGTTGATCAGTCTATGCCTGTTAAGGAGCCTGTCACCATACTGATTGACGAAGCAGCACTTGCGCGCAACAACCCGAGTGACGTACGCGGTATTTTTAACGGGCAGCCTTCAGTGAAGGTGGGCGGTTCTACGCCAATGTCGCAAAAGGTCTATGTGAACGGGATTGAGGAAAACAATCTCGCGGTCACCATCGACGGTAGTCGTCAAAACAATAAGGTCTTTCATCATAACGGGACGACATTGATCGATCCATTATTTATGAAGGCAGTGAGCGTCAATGCGGGCGTGGCACCCGCGGATGCAGGCGCTGGTGCCATTGCTGGTGCCATTGCCTACGAAACCAAAAACGCGCGTGATTTTCTCACTTCGCCCGGCAAGGGCGCTTATATCCGCTCCAGCTTTAATACCAATGGCGATGTTTTCAGCCAGACCCTGGCCGGATATGCTGCTTCTGAACAACTGGATGGATTAGCCTATTTAACCGTTGCCAACGGCAACAGATTTGAAGCGGGCAATGGTGACAAAGTCGATGGCACGGGCACCGACCTGGTCAGCGGTTTCTTTAAATTAGGCGCTGAAGCAGCAGATGGTCACAGATTACAATTAAGTCATGAGCGGGTGCGTGACGATGCTGCACGTCCTTTCCGTGGCAATATCGGGTTTATTTCAGGCCGCCCGGCATGGGAGCCACGTGTGCGTGACTATGAGATGACCCGCGACAATACTGTTCTGCGGTATACGCAAGTGAACCCTGACCACTGGTGGAATCCAACGGCACTGCTAGCCTATAGCAAGACTGAAATCACTGTGCCTATTTTTACTGCCGGAGGGACTGTGATTTATCCGGGTACAGGAGAAACCAGCAGCTTTAACGGTAAGTTTGAAAACCGTTTTCCAATTGATACTGGTAGCATTACGGCAGGTGTCGATTTCTATCGTGATAAAGCTGATTACAAGGATCGCACTTTCCAGGCTGAAGAGAAAGCAAACAACCGAGGTGTTTATGTCCAGGCGAGAATCAATCCCTGGCAACCTTTGCACGTTTCCGCAGGTGTTCGTAACGACCACCATGAACTCACGGGTACTCAAGGCAGCAGTTGGTCACATTCCGGACTCAGTTCCAACATTTCGGGTGAGTTGGCTGTGGTGCCTGAGCTGTTAACAGTGAAAGCGGGTTATTCTGAGGTGTTTAGCGGTAGCCAGATGGCAGAAAACTTTATCATGAACACGGCATGGAACTACGGCCGTGGTCCAAAAGCCACCAAAGCAGATAACTATTTCTTTGGTTTGCAAAGCCGTTTTTATGGCTTTACTGCCGATGCCAAGGTATTTGAAACGCAGATAGACAATGCGCGTGCGGCCCGGTTTGCTGTCAACAGCGGCGTATTGGCCAGAGATGTACGCACACGTGGATATGAGCTTGGTCTGGCTTACCAGTGGGAGCAGAGTTTTGCCCGTGCAAGACTGGCAGATATTGATGTGACGATTGACGGTGCGCCTACCGACAGCGATACAGGTAATTACTTGGCAACACCGGTTGGCGAGATTTTATATGTGACCGTGGGACATCATTTTCCGTCTGTCAACGTGACCGTCGGCGGCGATGCAGAGTTTGCGCAAAAGTACAATAAAGTCAGCGCAGGTACGTTATCGTTCCCGTCGTATGAAGTGTTTAATCTCTATGCCGAATATCAACCTCAGTGGACAGTTAAAACCAAGTGGCGCGTGGATGTGCGTAATTTGTTTGATGATGCCTACGCGGACCGTGCTACCTATCAAGGCTTTGGGACCGTCACGCCACTTTATCAGCCAGGGCGTAGCGTGCTGTTCAGTGTGGCTGCCACTTTTTAG